The DNA segment CTACAACGAAGAGAAAGCCCTCCTTAGCGCCATGTGCATCGCAGGCGCCACTCCCAGatgccgccgccgcggcccccggcccccccccccccccaggctcctccggcagcccccgggccccgccgccgcccccaccTTTTTGAAGGCCTTCACCAGTTTCTTTTTATCGTAATCATCCGCGATGCCCTGGACTGTGGTGAGGGTCTTCCTGCCGTTCCGCTGCTGGATCCTTATATGGATGTAGTCCTCAGTGCCGGCAGGGAGCAGGTCATCACCCTTACTTGCATCAGCAAAGGGGTCTGCGGACAGCGCCCGTCAgaccccggcccgccgcgccaCCCATTGgccagcccgcccgcccgtcACGAACAGgacccgcccccgcccccccccccctcgcggCTGACGCAACCGGTCCCGGGAATAGCAACTGCGCCACGGGGCGGGGCCGCCACGGGGCGGGGCCGCCAGgccgctcccccggcccggcccggcccggcccggccccgccgccgcacaaagggcctcACCGAAGGGTTGGAGGTTCTGGATAGCGGACATACGAtacgcttcccttcccttccctcggcggaggcggcggcggcggaggcggcggggcggtggcggcgcgAGCGGCTCTCGGCGGAGGATGCTCTCGCGGCGGCGGCTCGAGACGCTGTCAGGGGGGCGGGACTGGCGCCGCCCGCTTATATACCGCCTCCGTGTGACGCCAGCACGCACGGGAAGCGAGGGCGGCGATTGGCCGCCGCGCGGGGGCGTCACGCCGCACGGGCGAGCGCGGCCGCGCCCCGGCTGGCGCGAGAGGGGCGGGCGCATGCGCGGCGGAGGTccgggcgggggggtggggggggggccgGCCTCGCGCGGCGCGGCGCATGCGCAGGGCGGCGGGCGCCTGGCGGGGCCTGGGGCGGCGCCGCGCCCGGGCCTCGGGGGCCCTTcggggccgcgcccgccccggccccccccccccccccgatcccccCCCGCCGGCCTCGCCCGCGGCTTCCGCCCCCCCGGCGGCCCGCTGGGCCCAGCTCTGCGGCGGGCTggccgggctgcggggccgggggagagGCGGCCTGGCGTGGGGCCCGGTCCCCGGGGTGCGTGACCCAAGCCCGGGTGCGGGGCGGGGGTCGCCAGGGCGGGATCGGGGCCTCAAAGGCGAGACGCGGCCCTTGGGCGCAGGATCCCCGAGGCGGGACGGGACCACCCTGTgcaggctccctccctgcctgcctgctctgtcccCCCGCGGCGGCCTGCGGCTGCGGTGACCGGCCGCAGCACCCCCCGGACGGACGTGGGGGCGGGAGCCGGCAGCAGCGAGATGCAGTTCGGTCGGCCACGTGCCCCCAGCGCTCGCGTCCGCACGGCGCGACGGCCGAAAGCCGCTGGAAGGCCGAGCGGAGGCGTCGCCGAGGCCCACGGGGCTCCCGCGGGTGCACGAGGCGTTTGCTCTCCAGCCCGTGTGGAGTGGAGAGGGCCTGGGTTTCTGCCAGTCCGGCAGTGTATCTCCCGATGATCAAAACACGCAGTAATCCCCCGCGCTGCCGGCCCGGGGGGGACACTGCCGCACCCCCGCCACCTCGTCTGGGCCCTCGCGGCCCAGGCTTGGCCTCGCTGGGCCCAGCACAGGCCGATTTATCCACCCTGTGCTCCACAGCTGCACCTCTACGGGCGCTTTGCGGATGACTTCTCTACAAGCTCCAGCCTGAAAAGGCTCGGAGTGGGACTGGAGAGCTTGCCTGTGGATGTGTGTTTGTCACTTGGCCATCACCATGATGACAGCCACGCTTGAAGCAAGCACGGCGCCGTACGCACATAGAAATCGGGCTCCTGTACTCGTTTTCCAAGGCTGCTTGGCAGGGAGATGCTCTGAGGACACCAGGGTGCTGCAGAACACGATGTTCTTGGGCGAGGGCCTGGGGGCTCTGATGCCAAGGGGAAACGCTCAAGGTGTCATCCCAATCTGCctgaaaggaagcttttttttctccttaaacatGTGAAACAAGTGCCCTTGCCCTTACTGTGTTTCAACTCAGACAGTCAGACCTTGGCAAACTTAAGTCCCCCTTGCGGGGTGAACTCGGTCCCTCTTCGCTGTCTGTCCCGAATGGCCGGTGCAGCGTGGCTGGCGTCGGCCCATCGCCTCCCCGGGGTGATCGCGGTGGCCTGGCTCGGTTGGGACATCCCAGTAACCCTGGTCACGGCGCTTGGAAAGGGGCAGTCTCTGGCCTTTTGTAACGTGCTGAGACAAAGGTGTTTTCAGGAGTCGGCTCAGCAGAGCGATGAACCCAAATGTGACCTGGAGTGGGGGGTCCCTCGGGGACCCCGTCAGCTGCTGGCTTATGGCCTGGGCTGCCCAAGAGCTCTGGGACTGCTGGGCGAAGCTGCTGGTCCTTGCCTCAGAGCTCCGGTCGCTGGTCAGTGGGAATTGGTGATCTCGGGTCTGGTCCTTGCCTCAAAGCCCCGCGGATGGAGATGTGACTGAATGTATTTCAAAACCAGATGTGTTTAATCCTGCTTCCAAGTCCTAATTTGGGGGCCAGGAGCCTGGGTCTCGGTGTTCAGTACGAGCTGCTAAAGAAAGCCAATTTATCGCTTTCCTGGTGCCTGCTGTGTGGCTAAAAACCCCTCACAAACCGACGGGTGTCTCCCAGCACTGGCTCAGCACAATGCAGAGCGGGGGCTGCCGGCAGATGAACGTCACATCCAGCTCAAAGATGTATTACATGttctaaaaatacactgaaacCCCAGATATGAAGAACAGTAAATCTCCTTCACAATTAATGGGGTCAAAAGCCATATAGATCCAGACGGAGCGTAAACTCTCCTCTGGGAGCTAGTTAGAGCTGCATACAGAGCGGGAATATTGCCCCCAGGGAGACGTGGGTCTATTGCGTTGCATCTGTTGGGCTGTGGATTGTTGATCCCGGAGCTTATCGGCTCCTTTTAGATCTCCTGCAGCCTCAGCTCTCACTGTGTAGGTGTTCCTGCCCTGCTTTGGGAGCCATCTCTGAAAGACTAGGTATTTTTGACAGATTATTGGCATCTGGGTGTGCTGCCATCTGTGGGTCCTGGCAGCCATTACATGGTTTAGATGTTGCATCATTCTTGGGGGTTTTAAGATAAAGGCAAATTGTTTATCTTGCACTAGGTAGAAGGAGTAATTTGCGTTGCTGTATTTCAGTGCCTCTGGTGTTTCTAAAGCATCTGTCGCTTTTGTATGTCCGTATGTGACAGATCAGCTGGAGAACTGgcttaaattttcattaaaatgtgaatTTGCTCTACGGCCATCATGAACAAGCAGAtggctcttctctctcctctttttctgatcagatcttccttttctcccagaaAAGGAACCATCTCTAGCAGCCACATGGTGGTGTATCCAGACAGCAGAGAAGCAATTAGACGTTTACACTGCATCTACATTACATTAGACATTACACTGCACTACAGCAAAGGGGCTGTTTATCACATTTGATGCCACTTGAACAGAGTCATTGGTACCTCCTGTCTTACGTCTGCTGGTGGGCAGGCTGGTCTCACGGCTGAGCCGGGACGCCCAGCATGCCCCAGAGAGTCAATTTATCGGCATCGCTGCAGATTCACAGTGTCCATATGATACGTCGGGGTTTCTATCCTCGCCACTGGACCCCCAGAGCCTTTGGTAAAATACCAGAAGAGGTGAGTGTGTGTCAGACACCAGAACTGAGCCCGTCGCTGGTGATGGGCTGGACGCTATCAGGGAAACGTTAACATCAATTTTTCATCCTTCGGAGCAGGATTCAGAGCAGGCACCTGCAGTCTCGGGTGGCTTTGGCTGGGCACCGGGGCTGAGCACCCTGCACCCTCCTCACCTCTGTCCATCTTTGGGTGCTCGGTCCCgacctgctcctgcctccccgcccgcccgagGAGGTGCCTCCTCCCAGGGAGACGTTTGTCCCGGGCTCCCCACGAGGTGGCAATGCTGATCTCCGTTGCGGAGAGCAACTCTTTCAGCAGGTAGCACCGAGTTGCTGCAGTTAATTTTATGCCCAGTGCCTGGCAAATAACCATCTCCCCCCCggcctctccaggctgaacactgGCTCTGTGCACAGGAAAATCCCAGTGCGTGGGGCCGTGGCAGTGTCTGGTGAGCTGCCAGGTTTGTTTTGGGCtcagcaggaggagcagagagggcccggagcagtcTGTGTCCTTATCGTCCCCTCAGTCAAAGACATGGCTCTGCAGTCGTGCTTTGGGCTGGGGGTGGCTTCTGGAAACCATCTTGTCCCTTAGCAGTGCGTGGTACACACGGACCGCAGAGGGCCCCTGCGACGAGGAAACGCGCTGATggcgagggcaggggctgcccagcATCGGTGCTCCTGCTAGACCCGAGGATTTCAGGGGGAAACGCACCTGCGTTTGTGCGGCACGACAGGCCCGGCGACCCTGGGGCGATGCAGCTCAACCCTGTGCGCAGGGGGTCCTGCAACAGTGGTTCCGGGTGCTCACGGGTGCTCTTGGGTGGGCGACCAGCCCTGGGTTGCTGCAGGTCTCTCCCTTTTGAGTCCTGCAAGGCCATTTCACCCTGTGGTCTGAGGTGGGGGGTCTCAGTGCCCCTCCAATACACCTGGGAAGTGTAGCAGAAAGGAAGGAATCATCCCGGCATTTTGCTTTACTGCTTCTCCCGCAGCTCAGGAATACCCTCCGGGCTGGGACATTCCTAGAAACCTGCTTTTCTCCTCTAACATCCTTCCTGCAGCCTCTGTGTGACTGCACAGACTTGGATTCAGGATGAGCTGGATTTTTGATGTACAGTATTTGATCCCATTAGTCAGCGAAGGCAGCACTGACAGACATTAGCCCTGGTGATTAACCTGCTCCTGGAAAGAGCTGAGGCACGGCCGGTGAGCCCAGCTGTCACGGGGCCAGAGGCAGCGCAGGGAATCCCAGATTATTTGCTCAAGTACCACATTTCCTTTCCTTACACAGCTATTCCTGGCAATTCACGTCCCAAAGTTTGTAAACCCTGAAAGTGTTTACTTAACGAGCAAGTGAACCGATCTCTGCCCACCTGCGGTTGGGGCCCTGGCCTGCGGGATGATCTCTGTGACACCCATCCGTCTGTCGGACGCTCCTGGGATGGAGGCACTGGATGTGCTGTAACACAGACATTCAAAGGAGGGTTTCAGATGCATCTTCCCCAACGCTGCAGCGTGTCCCGGTGCAGCCCTCTCCCCTGCAACGCACAGCAAGGGCCGTCTGTGGGCACGTCCCGATTCCTGTCTAACCCAGTGACCCCCGGTCACCAATTTGGCTCCTGGTGCATTACGATTATGGCTTTCTAATGGTGTTTATTCACCCTCCCTCCCACTGCtcagctcccccttcccctggcaggGGCCTTCCTCCCCACTGCTCAGCCTTTGCCTTTCCCAGCGCCGGCTGTGAAACCTCTCCTCTCCGCGAGGTGCCAGGAGAGGTCTAAGCACcgaggctcagcccagcccagcccagccaagCTGCTGTGGTTGGCGAGCAGGCACAAGCCTGGCTCACAGCCCggctcagcctctccctgcctgcacttGTGCACAAGCAATGGGGGTGACACAGCTTCCCCCGGCTGGGAACATCCCCGTGTCCAGCCTCATGCCGTGCCCAccgggtgggtgctggggagccccagggggGCCCGAGCTGCTTTGTCCCTCCAGGCTCGGGCCCAGCCCCTGTGTGGCTgtgcaggggtgctgggggttGTCCCAGGGAGGGTTGTCCAGGGGCTGGGGGATCCCCTGGGATTCCTGCAGAGAAGGGGTGCTATaccctctgctgctgccccagctggTTCCCCTGTCGTCCCCACAGGGCCAGGATGAGGCCTGTCCAGCACCCACGGAGATTCCCCCTGGCCGGGGTTCAGGCCCCCATGTGCACATCGCTCAGCGCTCACATTGCAGGGAAGGCATCAAATAAACATCCACCGTGTCGGGGTCACTGGGGCCCAGACAGCCCCAGCCCTCGCCTGAGGACTCGGCATCAGCCTGGAGCAAACCTGACACAGGAGCAGCAATCGCAGGGACTGGGAAGGGTGGGAGCAgctccccccgcccgcgcccTGTCTGCCCCCGTGCCCAGCTCTTAGCATACCGGCAGCCTGTTCGGCTCTGCCCGGCCTTGCTCTGCCCATGGGGCTGTGGGAGGTTTGCACCGAAGCAGACGCctgctcggggctgggctgtTCCTGGGCAGTGCAGACCCTGCCAGGGCTTCCCGGGGTCCCCAGGAGCTCTGTGGGTGTCTGgcggagagcagagctgctgctgtgagaCATGGTGACCCCTGTGCATGGGCCACACTGTCCCCAGAGACATCTCTGGGccccccagggctgctcctccccTGCTTAGTGATGGGGAACAAGTGTGAAGGGTTTTCTGCTGTGGAGGGGCCCAGACAAGGCGGGGAGGGCAGCTCAAGGAGCCGTGACAGGGAGAGCCGTGACGGGTGTTTGCATTTGGCCTCTCCTGATGGAGGACAGGAGCATGGCGCTGCCAGCACCAGGCGCAGCCAGCGCTAGGCTGACTCAGAGCCTCGGCATCGGGCTTgccggggcggagggagggatCGCCCCTGCACGGCAGCTTTGTGTGTTGGCCCCGGCACGGCCTGTTTGCACACGCCAGCAAATGTGCTCTTGCCAGGCACGTcctgctttctgcagtttttcacacCTGGGTCACTCTGTCAGGACGGAGAGCTGCTCTGGGTGCCATGGGAAGGGGCAAAGGTGCCAGGTTTTGCTCCTGCCCGCTCCCTTGCTGGGATGCAGCGGGGCTCGCCAGCACGGCACAGGAACAGCCCGGGACACGGGGGTCCAC comes from the Aptenodytes patagonicus chromosome 20, bAptPat1.pri.cur, whole genome shotgun sequence genome and includes:
- the EIF1 gene encoding eukaryotic translation initiation factor 1, whose protein sequence is MSAIQNLQPFDPFADASKGDDLLPAGTEDYIHIRIQQRNGRKTLTTVQGIADDYDKKKLVKAFKKKFACNGTVIEHPEYGEVIQLQGDQRKNICQFLVEIGLAKDDQLKVHGF